Proteins encoded by one window of Dioscorea cayenensis subsp. rotundata cultivar TDr96_F1 chromosome 20, TDr96_F1_v2_PseudoChromosome.rev07_lg8_w22 25.fasta, whole genome shotgun sequence:
- the LOC120251861 gene encoding uncharacterized protein LOC120251861: MVKGEGNEGELSYYGIILDIIELRYTGGNKKLHYLDVTGMILLGKDYIENDKKRKTTNDENVEINLDYSLPSSTRASNEICSSSAPPNKRHRKVNVRGKAKGVKSGEGIEVEIYDNRIITPKAISEIHVLFHQKINGPWTSYSEYPKSELDTLFARYLAVGFSHNQLEEEVKKAFENSVKCRYSDWMLRIRKPIFEKHETREDRYKHPPSFIPSNVWKEMVDKWMGDNWQHKSDKNKN, encoded by the exons ATGGTTAAAGGAGAAGGAAATGAAGGAGAGTTGTCATATTATGGAATAATATTGGATATAATTGAACTTCGTTATACAGGAGGGAACAAAAAGTTACATTATTTAGATGTGACTGGTATGATACTTCTCGGGAAG gaTTATATTGAAAATGACAAGAAAAGGAAAACCACGA atgatgaaaatgttgaaattaATCTTGACTATTCATTGCCATCATCTACTCGAGCTTCAAATGAAATATGTTCTTCCTCAGCACCTCCAAATAAAAGACATAGAAAAG TTAATGTGAGAGGAAAGGCTAAAGGTGTCAAGTCAGGAGAAGGAATTGAAGTTGAGATATATGACAACAG GATTATAACACCAAAAGCCATTAGTGAAATACATGTTCTCTTCCATCAAAAAATTAACGGTCCATGGACATCTTATTCTGAATATCCGAAATCAGAGCTAGATACTCTTTTTGCTCGATATTTGGCCGTGGGGTTCTCACATAATCaactagaagaagaagtgaaaaaAGCATTTGAGAATTCAGTTAAATGTCGATACTCTGATTGGATGTTGCGTATAAGGAAACCAATTTTTGAGAAGCATGAAACCCGAGAAGATCGTTACAAACACCCACCTTCTTTCATTCCTTCTAATGTGTGGAAAGAAATGGTAGACAAATGGATGGGAGATAATTGGcag CACAAAAGtgataagaataaaaattaa